A genomic stretch from Campylobacter lari subsp. concheus includes:
- the rsmI gene encoding 16S rRNA (cytidine(1402)-2'-O)-methyltransferase, with amino-acid sequence MLYFIPTPIGNLNDISFHSLEILKKCKLFLCEDTRVCKSLIHLLNEKFNLKIKPDKYLALHTHNEKDFLAKIDGDFFEQDIAYLSDAGMPGVSDPGQFLIEYAIKNNIDYEVLAGSNAALLALVSSAFCKKEFIFMGFLANKNPQRQKDIEKLMFNPYPSIVYEAPTRILNLVEEISKIDPLREIFIIKEATKKFEAKFRANALETLEKLKTMDLRGEWCVVVSAKEKQFHQNTLREQDIYELDLPLKTKAKLLSKINAKSPKENYQKLLLS; translated from the coding sequence ATGTTATATTTTATTCCTACGCCCATAGGAAATTTAAACGATATTTCTTTTCATTCTTTAGAAATTTTAAAAAAATGCAAACTCTTTTTATGCGAAGATACTAGAGTTTGCAAATCCTTAATTCATCTCCTTAATGAAAAATTTAATTTAAAAATAAAACCTGATAAATATCTAGCCTTGCACACTCATAATGAAAAAGATTTTTTAGCAAAAATAGATGGTGATTTTTTTGAACAAGATATTGCATATTTGAGTGATGCAGGTATGCCGGGTGTTAGCGATCCGGGGCAATTTTTAATTGAATATGCCATTAAAAATAATATTGATTATGAAGTCTTGGCAGGGTCAAATGCCGCTTTGCTTGCATTAGTTTCAAGTGCGTTTTGTAAAAAAGAATTTATTTTTATGGGTTTTTTGGCTAATAAAAATCCTCAAAGACAAAAAGATATTGAAAAATTAATGTTTAATCCTTATCCTAGTATAGTCTATGAAGCACCCACTAGAATACTTAATTTAGTAGAAGAAATTAGTAAAATTGATCCTTTAAGAGAAATTTTTATCATAAAAGAAGCAACAAAGAAATTTGAAGCCAAATTTAGAGCAAATGCCTTAGAAACTTTAGAAAAATTAAAAACAATGGACTTGCGTGGTGAATGGTGTGTAGTCGTAAGTGCTAAAGAAAAGCAATTTCACCAAAATACCTTGCGTGAACAAGATATTTATGAACTTGATTTACCTTTAAAAACAAAGGCAAAGCTTCTTTCAAAAATCAATGCAAAATCTCCAAAAGAAAATTATCAAAAACTGCTTTTAAGTTGA
- the rpmE gene encoding 50S ribosomal protein L31, with the protein MKKEIHPEYVECKVSCACGNSFTTKSNKPEIKVDICSNCHPFFTGSEKIVDAAGRVEKFKKKYAMQ; encoded by the coding sequence ATGAAAAAAGAAATTCACCCAGAATATGTAGAATGCAAAGTTAGTTGCGCTTGTGGAAATTCTTTTACTACTAAGTCAAATAAACCAGAAATTAAAGTTGATATTTGTTCAAACTGCCATCCATTTTTTACAGGTAGTGAAAAAATCGTAGATGCTGCGGGTCGTGTAGAGAAATTTAAGAAAAAATACGCAATGCAATAA
- a CDS encoding 16S rRNA (uracil(1498)-N(3))-methyltransferase: protein MRFLYHPQSGALNLELENEAFLHLKARRVKVGDKIILKNLKDFFAYTYECIEFSRRSCVLNLLDKKDEKQELKMHLHLALAVIDPKIIEKTLPFLNELGVAKLSFVYMDYSQKNFKLDFKRMEKILIESSQQCGRASLMELESFDDFKKFQQVYENIVLIDFEGEDLMSFEPNKHVFLIGAEGGFSQKEREESVKKAKLQADFILKAQTALIGVASKFII, encoded by the coding sequence ATGCGATTTTTGTATCACCCACAAAGCGGTGCTTTAAATTTAGAGTTAGAAAATGAAGCTTTTTTACATTTAAAAGCTAGAAGAGTTAAAGTAGGCGATAAAATTATATTAAAAAATTTAAAGGATTTTTTTGCTTACACTTATGAATGCATAGAGTTTTCTAGACGCTCATGTGTATTAAATTTACTGGATAAAAAAGACGAAAAACAAGAATTAAAAATGCATTTACATTTGGCTTTAGCGGTGATTGATCCAAAGATTATAGAAAAAACCTTACCTTTTTTAAATGAACTTGGAGTAGCTAAGCTTTCTTTTGTGTATATGGATTATTCACAAAAGAATTTTAAATTAGATTTTAAAAGAATGGAAAAGATTCTTATTGAATCATCCCAACAATGCGGTCGTGCTTCTTTAATGGAGCTTGAAAGCTTTGATGATTTTAAAAAATTTCAGCAAGTTTATGAAAATATTGTTTTAATAGACTTTGAAGGTGAAGATTTGATGAGTTTTGAACCTAATAAGCATGTATTTTTAATTGGAGCTGAAGGTGGATTTTCGCAAAAAGAAAGAGAGGAGAGTGTAAAAAAAGCAAAATTACAGGCTGATTTTATACTTAAAGCACAAACAGCTTTAATAGGGGTTGCTTCAAAATTCATAATTTAA
- a CDS encoding 6-pyruvoyl trahydropterin synthase family protein, whose product MIIRKMFEFENAHIVRFCSSKRCKTSIHGHSYKVEILLESKYLDNAGMVYDFGLLKDEIKQIIDSFDHAITLFKDDDKVYLEDMKKHSQRWVSLPVNVSAENFVRIFFVLIDTLLLKTKMVNGEQGVSLKSIIVHETRTGYAQGFREDAYSEFLPKINLADIEFSQAISDEWKDKDFFKKLQDTNFVFINQKEV is encoded by the coding sequence ATGATTATTAGAAAAATGTTTGAATTTGAAAATGCTCATATTGTTAGATTTTGTAGCTCCAAACGATGCAAAACAAGCATACATGGCCACTCTTATAAGGTAGAAATTTTACTTGAGAGTAAATACCTTGACAATGCGGGAATGGTGTATGATTTTGGTTTGTTAAAAGATGAAATAAAACAAATTATTGATAGTTTCGATCATGCTATTACACTTTTTAAAGATGATGATAAAGTTTATTTAGAAGATATGAAAAAGCACTCACAAAGATGGGTAAGTTTACCTGTGAATGTAAGTGCGGAAAATTTTGTACGCATATTTTTTGTGTTGATAGATACCTTGCTTTTAAAGACTAAGATGGTCAATGGCGAGCAAGGTGTTAGTTTGAAAAGTATTATTGTGCATGAAACAAGAACAGGCTATGCACAAGGTTTTAGAGAAGATGCTTATAGTGAGTTTTTACCAAAGATAAATTTGGCAGATATTGAATTTTCACAAGCTATAAGTGATGAATGGAAAGATAAAGATTTTTTTAAAAAACTTCAAGATACAAATTTTGTTTTTATTAATCAAAAGGAGGTGTAA